One Fontisphaera persica DNA window includes the following coding sequences:
- a CDS encoding MlaD family protein, with translation MPLQDLTPQLRTRLSRLESVVGWFVLLAAMLLVAGFVYYVVHTAQRKGWFQEKVLFSTFVNTATGLKPGDPVRLMGFPIGEVTRVVPNDPNFQYGNITIFFVVRRDANHYCGYLWSDSRAKVVPTDFLGNRGLEITKGQTGIPLLRLANPADPRSPIAGRLDVAAVKKFTAKVAASLGTTNAPSTEEKEIHAFIQKVSASPWEYSAKGYVESPEEMAALVVQAIHREQPNRFYVPYDKDKDIFIEPEESPALTERLERIITQAERALPSFLTLTNQLAQALDNAVRATAELGSLLTNTRPAVTHAGELTAELQQAVRDLRPMFTNLARISETLAQPQGSLGEWLLPTNIHRELLTVLRSASTTLDTANTAIGNTDTNLEALIDHVNLTLENLALMTSNLNRQVEANTNILSDISDLIRNTDQFIQGLRRHWLLRSAFRTNRPPARPQAPATPTPPAALPPRLKP, from the coding sequence ATGCCCTTGCAGGACTTGACACCACAACTGCGCACGCGCCTGAGCCGCCTGGAAAGCGTGGTGGGCTGGTTTGTGCTGCTGGCCGCTATGCTGCTGGTGGCGGGGTTTGTCTATTACGTTGTGCATACCGCCCAGCGCAAAGGCTGGTTTCAGGAAAAAGTGCTCTTTTCCACCTTTGTAAACACCGCCACGGGGCTGAAACCCGGGGACCCGGTGCGTCTGATGGGCTTTCCCATCGGCGAGGTCACCCGTGTGGTGCCCAATGATCCCAATTTCCAGTACGGCAATATTACCATTTTCTTTGTGGTGCGCCGGGATGCCAATCACTACTGCGGCTATTTGTGGAGTGACTCCCGTGCCAAGGTTGTTCCCACTGATTTTTTAGGAAATCGCGGATTGGAAATCACCAAGGGTCAGACGGGCATTCCCCTGTTGCGCCTGGCCAATCCGGCAGACCCGCGCAGCCCCATTGCTGGACGCCTGGACGTGGCGGCGGTGAAAAAATTTACCGCCAAAGTGGCCGCATCCCTGGGCACCACCAATGCCCCCTCCACGGAAGAAAAGGAGATTCACGCTTTCATCCAAAAAGTTTCCGCCAGCCCCTGGGAGTACAGTGCCAAGGGCTACGTGGAATCGCCGGAGGAAATGGCGGCGCTGGTGGTGCAGGCCATCCATCGGGAACAACCCAACCGCTTTTACGTGCCTTATGACAAAGACAAAGACATATTTATTGAGCCGGAGGAATCGCCTGCCTTGACGGAGCGCCTGGAGCGCATCATCACCCAGGCAGAGCGCGCCCTGCCCAGTTTCCTGACCTTGACCAATCAGTTGGCCCAGGCCTTGGACAACGCCGTGCGTGCCACCGCCGAGCTGGGCTCGCTCCTCACCAACACCCGCCCCGCCGTCACCCATGCCGGCGAACTGACGGCGGAGCTGCAGCAGGCGGTGCGCGATTTGCGCCCCATGTTCACCAATCTGGCGCGCATCTCAGAAACGCTGGCCCAACCCCAGGGCAGCCTGGGTGAGTGGCTCCTGCCTACCAACATACACCGCGAGCTGTTGACGGTCCTGCGCTCCGCCAGCACGACCTTGGATACAGCCAATACGGCCATTGGCAACACCGACACCAATCTGGAGGCCTTGATTGATCATGTGAATCTTACCCTGGAAAACCTGGCCCTGATGACCAGCAACTTGAACCGTCAGGTCGAGGCCAATACCAACATCCTAAGCGACATCTCCGATCTCATTCGCAACACGGACCAATTCATCCAAGGGTTGCGCCGCCACTGGCTGCTGCGTTCTGCTTTTCGCACCAATCGCCCGCCGGCCCGTCCCCAGGCCCCTGCCACGCCCACGCCGCCGGCCGCCCTCCCGCCGCGCCTCAAACCCTGA
- the mutM gene encoding bifunctional DNA-formamidopyrimidine glycosylase/DNA-(apurinic or apyrimidinic site) lyase — protein sequence MPELPEVEVLKRHLASLLPGRVIRQVQVFQAKVIRPHGLVEFDRLLRGARFEQVERRGKYLLFSLRSPGGNPVLLVGHLGMTGRMYLTGRQAGLPDHAVVCMLLDHARLVYEDPRRFGRLSLDSTPLARLGPEPLESQFTARVLQQKLAGSRQAIKVRLMDQQVVAGVGNIYASEALWRAGISPRKAAGRLSGKECQKLWRCLRAVLREAIGWGSTIPLDFAGRERGEKLFYFGVQRAASGYYHERLRVYDRHGQPCRRCGARIRRMEQGGRSTFYCPVCQR from the coding sequence ATGCCTGAACTGCCCGAAGTTGAAGTCCTGAAACGGCATCTGGCCTCGTTATTGCCGGGCCGGGTCATCCGGCAGGTTCAAGTTTTTCAGGCCAAAGTCATCCGTCCCCACGGCTTGGTTGAATTTGACCGGCTTTTGCGGGGAGCGCGTTTTGAGCAGGTCGAGCGTCGGGGGAAATATCTCCTTTTTTCACTGCGCTCGCCGGGCGGCAATCCGGTGCTTTTGGTGGGCCACTTGGGGATGACGGGCCGCATGTACCTGACCGGCCGGCAAGCCGGGCTGCCCGACCACGCAGTAGTGTGCATGCTCCTTGACCACGCGCGGCTGGTTTATGAGGACCCGCGGCGTTTCGGACGTTTAAGCCTTGACTCCACCCCTTTGGCGCGGCTGGGGCCGGAGCCGCTGGAGAGCCAGTTTACGGCTCGAGTTTTGCAGCAAAAACTGGCCGGCAGCCGGCAGGCCATCAAGGTGCGCTTGATGGATCAACAAGTGGTGGCAGGGGTGGGCAACATTTATGCCAGCGAAGCACTCTGGCGCGCCGGTATTTCCCCCCGCAAAGCGGCCGGCCGCTTGAGCGGAAAGGAATGCCAGAAATTGTGGCGCTGTTTACGGGCAGTCTTGCGCGAGGCCATTGGTTGGGGCAGCACCATTCCGCTGGACTTTGCGGGGCGGGAGCGGGGTGAAAAATTGTTTTACTTCGGCGTGCAACGCGCTGCCTCGGGGTATTACCATGAGCGGCTCCGGGTTTATGACCGCCACGGCCAGCCTTGTCGGCGTTGTGGCGCCCGCATTCGCCGCATGGAGCAAGGTGGGCGCAGCACTTTTTACTGCCCGGTTTGCCAACGATGA
- the pyrH gene encoding UMP kinase, translating into MKRNKAKAPRYRRILLKLSGEAMGGKDGYGINPQAIKELAAQIGEVRQLGVQVVIVIGGGNIFRGLQGSEQGIERATGDYMGMLATIINALALQDALEKQGIPTRVQSALNVMQVAEAFIRRRAVRHLEKGRVVIFSGGTGNPYFSTDTAAALRANEIGAEVLLKATKVDGIYDSDPRKNPQAKRYDQITYLEALQRRLQVMDSTAFSLCMDNRMPIIVFDLFKPHNLRRVVMGEKVGTLVTG; encoded by the coding sequence ATGAAACGCAATAAAGCAAAGGCACCTCGATATCGTCGCATCCTGCTCAAGCTTTCCGGTGAAGCCATGGGCGGCAAGGATGGTTATGGCATCAACCCGCAAGCCATTAAAGAGCTGGCCGCACAAATTGGCGAAGTGCGCCAGTTGGGCGTACAGGTGGTGATTGTCATTGGCGGAGGCAACATTTTCCGCGGCCTGCAAGGCAGCGAACAGGGCATTGAACGGGCCACGGGGGATTACATGGGCATGCTGGCCACCATCATCAACGCTCTGGCCTTGCAGGATGCGCTGGAAAAACAGGGCATCCCCACGCGGGTGCAGAGCGCTCTCAATGTGATGCAGGTGGCCGAGGCGTTCATCCGCCGCCGCGCGGTGCGCCATTTGGAGAAGGGCCGGGTGGTGATTTTCAGCGGCGGCACGGGCAATCCCTACTTTTCCACCGATACCGCCGCGGCGCTGCGCGCCAACGAAATTGGGGCCGAGGTGTTGCTCAAGGCCACCAAGGTGGACGGGATTTATGACAGTGACCCGCGCAAAAATCCGCAGGCCAAACGCTATGACCAAATTACTTATCTGGAGGCGTTGCAACGGCGGCTGCAGGTGATGGACTCGACGGCTTTTTCGCTTTGCATGGACAATCGCATGCCCATCATCGTGTTTGATTTGTTCAAGCCGCATAATTTGCGCCGGGTGGTTATGGGGGAAAAAGTGGGTACCTTGGTGACGGGGTAG
- the glnE gene encoding bifunctional [glutamate--ammonia ligase]-adenylyl-L-tyrosine phosphorylase/[glutamate--ammonia-ligase] adenylyltransferase: MSRASWIAAIKKAPVPERARQYYHALSQTSARALLEQARPEAQRVLCALFSGSQALSEWLQAHPESLADLLDVEALSHPRPVSGLRQEVQAWLTGALANQDYAGALRQLRQFKQRQMLRIATRDLAGLAPATSIIRELSDVADVCLSTVGRVVYEQMSRRYGEPWHVNPQGQWERTPWCVLGLGKLGGQELNYSSDVDVIFVYAIEGMVSKTPPRHAQTSPQSLSNHQFFCRMAEAFVTEVGRATSEGQLYRIDLRLRPEGKAGPLARSLESYENYYAQWGQTWERMMLIKARPVAGDAALAHEFAEMIQSFRYPRMLSERVIADVAAMKARTEAEVVRSGELERNVKLGRGGIREIEFIAQVTQLLHAGRNPFLQIPQTLPALQAMVKYGLLAAEDAQALTEAYVFLRNVEHRLQMENNRQTHTVPEDPAAQKRLAALMGFSSWTAFEKQWRAHKDRVRAAYESRFQTPPPKPAGPWLPPRIEGHEEIWLKLLAECSFRDPPAALKWMSEFLHGPGFGHLSAQSETSARELAGRLLTWCPRKDEQGRITNLGPRTLSDPDRVLARLDAFIAAYGSRAMLYEAWTRQPSLFEMLVLLFDRSEFLAESAIRTPDLVDDLVASGQLRRSKTAEQTLADLRHGLGDADQAQWLRRYFATEFMRIGLREIIGLADPEQNLAELSALADACLQYAVEVVMRRHRLKKPPFAIIGLGKLGGAELAYGSDLDLLFVTAKGARQLHRLSPLAAEIMALLSEKTADGSVFHTDARLRPDGEKGLLVNTLDAYETYYRQRAQLWEIQALSRARFIAGDGAVGQDFVALAQRLTNFARPDLPLAAYQPGWRQEIVRMRWRIEKERTPAGKEALAIKTGAGGLMDAEFIAQTLCLAHGLYAPNTLNALQQLQALKALPQPAANTLLENFRQLRRVEIILRRWSYEGESELPVDPAPFYRVSVRCGFATPAAFREAVSQWRKAIRQVYQQLFAQELAALNPVLPKSALHERQRD, translated from the coding sequence ATGAGCCGCGCCTCATGGATTGCTGCAATCAAAAAGGCGCCCGTCCCCGAACGGGCCAGGCAGTATTACCACGCGCTGTCGCAAACCAGCGCGCGCGCGCTGTTGGAGCAAGCCCGTCCGGAAGCCCAGCGCGTTTTATGCGCCCTCTTTAGCGGCTCCCAGGCGCTCAGCGAATGGCTGCAAGCCCATCCCGAATCCCTGGCCGATTTGTTGGATGTGGAAGCGCTTTCGCATCCGCGTCCCGTGTCAGGGTTGCGACAGGAAGTGCAAGCCTGGCTGACCGGGGCCCTGGCAAATCAGGATTACGCGGGCGCGTTGCGCCAGTTGCGGCAGTTCAAACAGCGCCAGATGTTGCGGATTGCCACGCGGGACCTGGCCGGGCTGGCGCCAGCCACCAGTATCATTCGCGAACTATCCGACGTGGCCGATGTTTGCCTCTCCACGGTGGGCAGGGTGGTTTATGAGCAAATGAGCCGCCGCTACGGCGAGCCGTGGCATGTGAACCCGCAGGGGCAATGGGAGCGTACCCCGTGGTGTGTCCTGGGGCTGGGCAAACTGGGGGGGCAGGAACTGAATTACAGTTCGGATGTGGACGTCATCTTCGTCTATGCCATTGAGGGCATGGTATCCAAAACCCCGCCTCGCCATGCCCAGACCAGCCCGCAGTCCCTTTCCAATCACCAGTTTTTCTGCCGCATGGCGGAAGCCTTTGTCACTGAAGTTGGCCGCGCCACTTCGGAAGGCCAGCTTTATCGCATTGATTTGCGGCTGCGCCCGGAAGGTAAAGCCGGCCCGCTGGCGCGGTCCCTGGAAAGTTATGAAAATTACTACGCCCAATGGGGGCAAACCTGGGAGCGCATGATGCTCATCAAAGCGCGGCCCGTGGCCGGTGATGCCGCGCTGGCGCACGAGTTTGCGGAGATGATTCAATCCTTCCGCTACCCGCGCATGTTGAGCGAGCGGGTCATCGCCGACGTCGCCGCCATGAAGGCGCGGACAGAAGCCGAAGTCGTGCGCAGTGGCGAGTTGGAACGCAATGTGAAGCTGGGCCGTGGCGGCATTCGGGAAATCGAGTTTATCGCCCAGGTGACCCAGCTTTTGCATGCGGGGCGCAATCCCTTCCTCCAAATTCCACAGACCCTCCCTGCCCTGCAGGCGATGGTGAAATATGGCCTGCTGGCGGCGGAAGACGCCCAAGCCCTCACGGAGGCTTATGTTTTTCTGCGCAACGTAGAACATCGCCTCCAAATGGAAAACAACCGCCAAACCCACACCGTGCCGGAAGACCCCGCTGCGCAAAAACGGCTGGCCGCCCTCATGGGCTTTTCTTCCTGGACAGCTTTTGAAAAACAATGGCGCGCCCACAAAGACCGTGTGCGGGCTGCTTACGAGAGCCGTTTCCAAACACCGCCCCCCAAGCCCGCCGGGCCGTGGCTGCCGCCACGCATCGAAGGGCACGAGGAAATTTGGCTCAAACTGCTTGCTGAGTGCAGTTTTCGGGACCCGCCCGCGGCCTTGAAATGGATGTCTGAATTCCTCCATGGCCCCGGCTTCGGCCATTTATCCGCGCAATCGGAAACCTCCGCCCGTGAGCTGGCGGGACGGCTGTTGACCTGGTGTCCCCGCAAAGACGAACAAGGACGCATCACCAACCTTGGCCCGCGGACCTTGTCAGACCCAGACCGCGTCTTGGCCCGCCTGGATGCGTTCATTGCCGCTTACGGTTCACGCGCCATGTTGTATGAGGCCTGGACGCGGCAACCCTCGCTTTTCGAGATGCTGGTGCTCCTGTTTGACCGTTCGGAATTCCTGGCGGAAAGCGCCATTCGGACGCCCGACCTGGTGGATGACCTGGTGGCCAGCGGCCAACTGCGCCGCAGTAAAACCGCCGAGCAAACCCTGGCGGATTTGCGGCACGGCCTGGGCGATGCAGACCAGGCCCAATGGCTGCGCCGGTATTTCGCCACGGAGTTTATGCGCATCGGCTTGCGGGAAATTATTGGCCTGGCGGACCCTGAACAAAACCTGGCCGAACTCTCCGCCCTGGCGGACGCCTGCCTGCAATACGCCGTCGAGGTGGTGATGCGCCGGCATCGCCTCAAAAAACCGCCCTTCGCCATCATTGGCCTGGGCAAACTAGGCGGCGCCGAGCTGGCCTATGGCAGCGATTTGGACCTCTTGTTTGTCACTGCCAAAGGCGCCCGCCAGTTGCACCGTCTATCTCCCCTGGCCGCTGAAATCATGGCCCTGCTCTCGGAAAAAACCGCTGATGGCAGCGTTTTCCACACCGATGCGCGGCTGCGGCCTGATGGCGAAAAAGGGCTGCTGGTCAACACCCTTGATGCCTACGAAACCTATTACCGTCAACGCGCCCAGCTCTGGGAAATCCAAGCCCTCAGCCGGGCGCGATTTATCGCCGGAGATGGGGCGGTGGGACAGGATTTTGTGGCGCTGGCGCAGCGGCTGACCAATTTTGCCCGTCCCGACTTGCCGCTGGCCGCCTATCAGCCGGGTTGGCGGCAGGAAATTGTGCGCATGCGCTGGCGCATTGAAAAAGAGCGCACCCCCGCCGGCAAAGAAGCGCTGGCCATCAAAACCGGCGCCGGCGGCCTCATGGACGCTGAATTCATTGCACAGACCCTTTGTCTGGCGCATGGCCTTTACGCCCCCAACACGCTAAATGCCTTGCAGCAACTCCAAGCCCTCAAGGCCCTGCCGCAGCCCGCGGCCAACACTCTCCTGGAGAATTTCCGGCAGCTCCGCCGCGTGGAAATCATCCTCCGCCGATGGAGCTATGAAGGGGAGTCCGAGCTGCCCGTGGACCCCGCTCCTTTTTATCGCGTCTCCGTCCGTTGCGGGTTTGCCACCCCCGCGGCCTTTCGCGAAGCGGTCAGCCAATGGCGCAAGGCCATTCGGCAGGTCTATCAACAGCTCTTCGCCCAGGAACTGGCGGCCCTAAATCCGGTTTTGCCCAAATCTGCACTCCATGAACGACAACGTGATTAA
- a CDS encoding RluA family pseudouridine synthase, producing the protein MNDNVIKLSSRPTREFWEIPILYEDAHLLALSKPARLLTSPDRYDPTRPNLMRLLHEGIRDNKPWARERGLTYLMNAHRLDFETTGILLLAKSKPVLTALATLFGSEKPLKVYVALVQGTPPEPAWQVDAPIAMHPVKTGYWRVDRQNGKRALTRFQVRETFRGYTLLECRPLTGRTHQIRVHLRYCHLPICGDALYGGQPLLLSSLKPNYRLKRGQVERPLIQTVALHAEKLSLPHPVSGQMLEIAAEWPKDLRVAVKYLRQFAPAGGPPASTASFVPEA; encoded by the coding sequence ATGAACGACAACGTGATTAAACTCTCCTCGCGCCCCACGCGGGAATTTTGGGAAATCCCAATACTCTACGAGGATGCACACCTGCTGGCCTTGTCCAAACCGGCCCGGTTGCTTACGTCGCCGGACCGCTACGACCCTACCCGGCCCAATCTGATGCGCCTGTTGCACGAAGGCATTCGCGACAACAAACCGTGGGCCAGAGAACGTGGTCTGACGTATTTGATGAATGCCCACCGCCTGGACTTTGAGACCACCGGCATTCTGCTGCTGGCCAAAAGCAAACCCGTCCTCACCGCGTTAGCCACCCTGTTTGGTTCAGAAAAACCGCTTAAAGTTTATGTGGCATTGGTCCAAGGCACGCCCCCGGAACCGGCCTGGCAGGTGGATGCGCCCATCGCCATGCACCCCGTCAAAACCGGTTATTGGCGCGTGGACCGCCAAAACGGCAAACGCGCCCTCACGCGCTTTCAAGTACGGGAAACCTTTCGTGGCTACACCCTCCTGGAGTGCCGTCCTCTGACCGGCCGCACCCACCAGATTCGGGTCCATCTCCGCTATTGCCATTTGCCCATCTGCGGAGACGCGCTTTATGGAGGACAACCCTTGTTGCTTTCCTCGCTCAAGCCCAATTACCGCCTTAAACGCGGCCAAGTGGAACGGCCCTTAATCCAAACCGTGGCCTTGCATGCCGAAAAGTTATCCCTGCCCCATCCCGTCAGTGGCCAAATGCTGGAAATTGCAGCCGAATGGCCCAAGGACTTGCGGGTCGCAGTCAAGTACCTCCGCCAATTTGCCCCTGCCGGCGGTCCTCCAGCCTCCACCGCCTCCTTTGTGCCTGAGGCTTAA
- a CDS encoding response regulator gives MSKRILVVDDDAAVRESLAQVLAMENYEPLLAADARQAMEILRHEAPDLVLLDITMPGKNGWDLFEKMEKLYPLVPVIIITAKPNQQGRATGYGADALMEKPLDLPVLLSTIERLLAETPSQRVARLTNPKFVTPRLGHEYVH, from the coding sequence ATGAGCAAGCGTATTCTGGTGGTGGATGATGACGCAGCCGTGCGGGAATCTTTGGCCCAGGTGCTGGCCATGGAAAACTACGAGCCGCTGCTCGCGGCCGATGCCCGCCAAGCGATGGAAATATTGCGGCACGAGGCTCCGGACCTGGTGTTGCTCGACATCACCATGCCCGGTAAAAACGGCTGGGACTTGTTCGAGAAAATGGAGAAGCTGTACCCGCTGGTGCCAGTAATCATCATCACTGCCAAACCCAACCAGCAGGGCCGGGCCACCGGTTATGGGGCGGATGCACTCATGGAAAAACCGCTGGATTTGCCGGTGCTCTTAAGCACCATTGAGCGGCTGCTTGCCGAAACCCCCTCCCAGCGGGTGGCGCGGCTGACCAATCCCAAATTCGTCACCCCCAGGCTGGGGCACGAGTACGTCCATTAA
- a CDS encoding two-component system sensor histidine kinase NtrB: protein MGGFIAGITAMVVLIAWGALSAWRMIGTMEERFATVGQQSFYFAERLQQTLMRLNNLMLRYLTRQQPEDWQEFEQNHLFLQTWMYSKRHELLSTNERRIQTDLEQVYAEYLAAARRVHQLMQAGRSDGPELADATRHFEAQSQRMAAKASELANAHRQAQQALLGELNTTLSKLHIMVIGALLMLVTAGYFLSRAVYKDLIAPLRQELVHSRNLLERQQKLASLGVLAAGVAHEIRNPLTAIKARLFTLRKGLKPGSRELADTDVIDQEINRLERIVKDFLLFARPSDPVLERVPAQVPLEEIARLMRPQLEKHGVRLEVENAPDMYVRVDLQQMKQVLMNLVQNAAEAAPGGRILLRARRLQAPLNGKLESAVSLEVEDNGPGIPEEVQKHLFDPFYSTKEGGTGLGLSIAARLIEKHGGVLSYETRSQQGTTFKIILPEHKGA from the coding sequence TTGGGCGGTTTCATTGCCGGCATTACCGCCATGGTAGTGCTCATCGCTTGGGGCGCCCTGAGCGCCTGGCGCATGATTGGCACCATGGAGGAGCGCTTTGCCACGGTGGGCCAGCAGAGCTTCTATTTTGCGGAACGTCTCCAGCAAACGCTCATGCGGCTCAACAACCTGATGCTCCGCTACCTCACCCGCCAGCAACCGGAAGACTGGCAGGAATTCGAGCAAAATCATCTTTTCCTGCAAACTTGGATGTATTCCAAACGCCACGAACTGCTCTCCACCAATGAACGTCGCATCCAGACCGATTTGGAGCAGGTGTATGCCGAATACCTGGCGGCGGCGCGCCGCGTGCATCAATTGATGCAGGCAGGACGCTCTGACGGTCCTGAACTGGCGGACGCCACCCGCCATTTCGAAGCCCAGTCCCAGCGCATGGCCGCCAAAGCCTCCGAGTTGGCCAACGCCCACCGCCAAGCCCAGCAGGCGCTGCTGGGCGAGTTGAACACCACTCTTTCCAAGCTGCATATCATGGTCATTGGCGCGCTCCTGATGCTCGTAACCGCGGGTTATTTTTTAAGCCGTGCAGTTTATAAAGACTTGATTGCCCCCCTGCGCCAGGAATTGGTCCACAGCCGCAATTTGCTGGAACGCCAGCAAAAGCTGGCCTCACTGGGCGTCCTGGCCGCCGGGGTGGCGCATGAAATCCGCAACCCGCTCACCGCCATCAAGGCCCGCCTTTTCACCTTGCGCAAAGGTTTGAAGCCCGGTTCCCGTGAGCTGGCCGACACGGACGTTATTGACCAGGAAATCAACCGCCTGGAGCGCATCGTCAAGGATTTCCTGTTGTTTGCCCGGCCCTCGGACCCCGTTTTGGAACGAGTGCCCGCGCAAGTGCCGCTGGAGGAAATCGCGCGCCTGATGCGCCCGCAGCTTGAAAAGCATGGCGTCCGTCTGGAGGTGGAAAACGCCCCGGATATGTACGTCCGCGTGGACCTGCAGCAGATGAAACAGGTGTTGATGAATCTGGTTCAAAACGCCGCCGAAGCCGCCCCCGGCGGCCGCATCCTGCTGCGCGCCCGCCGTTTGCAGGCTCCGCTCAATGGAAAATTGGAGTCGGCGGTCAGTCTGGAAGTCGAGGACAACGGCCCGGGCATCCCTGAAGAAGTGCAGAAGCATCTGTTTGATCCCTTTTATTCCACCAAAGAAGGCGGCACAGGGCTGGGATTGTCCATAGCTGCCCGGCTCATTGAAAAACATGGCGGGGTGTTAAGTTACGAAACCCGCTCGCAGCAGGGCACAACCTTCAAAATCATTTTACCAGAGCACAAAGGCGCATGA
- a CDS encoding sigma-54-dependent transcriptional regulator, producing the protein MKPPRVLLIEDDAGLATGLQSVLGDEGYEVAWEMRGDAGLERARTGHFDTVITDLRLPGMGGLELVRRLHEFNPRLPIILMTAHGTAETAIEATKGGAFDYLLKPFEMPELLALTARAVSSARLVSEPVALGPEAPPDRLALIGRSRAMHEIYKEIGRVAAKPVSVLIRGETGTGKELIARAIYQYSDRAKGPFIAINCAAIPETLLESELFGHERGAFTGAEARRIGRFEQANGGTIFLDEIGDMSPGTQVKLLRVLQEKAIQRLGGRETIPVDVRVIAATNRDLEAAMRERLFREDLFYRLSVVVISLPPLRERREDIPVLVGYFLRRLGPELGCPEPLIQPEALDFLQNQPWPGNVRELENVVRKALLLASGYPISLDHVRAVTVGRPAGDNNTQSLRELALELLTAAQRGELEDAYEKLITTAEKELLGQAIKLAQGNQAKAARWLGISRLTLREKLTQFGLHPSQETS; encoded by the coding sequence ATGAAACCACCACGGGTGTTGTTGATTGAGGACGACGCCGGTCTGGCCACCGGCCTGCAGTCTGTATTGGGAGACGAAGGCTATGAGGTGGCTTGGGAAATGAGGGGCGATGCGGGGCTTGAGCGCGCCCGGACCGGACATTTTGATACGGTCATCACCGATTTGCGCCTGCCCGGCATGGGCGGATTGGAGCTGGTGCGGCGGCTGCACGAATTTAATCCCCGGCTCCCCATTATTCTGATGACAGCCCACGGCACCGCGGAAACCGCCATTGAAGCCACCAAAGGCGGGGCCTTTGATTACCTGCTCAAACCTTTTGAAATGCCGGAGCTGCTGGCCCTAACCGCCCGGGCGGTCTCCAGTGCGCGGCTGGTGAGCGAACCGGTGGCGCTGGGGCCAGAGGCGCCCCCTGACCGTTTGGCCTTGATTGGCCGCAGCCGCGCCATGCACGAAATCTACAAGGAAATCGGCCGCGTCGCCGCCAAGCCGGTCAGTGTCCTTATTCGCGGCGAAACCGGGACGGGCAAGGAATTGATTGCCCGCGCCATCTACCAGTACAGCGACCGGGCCAAAGGTCCCTTCATTGCCATCAATTGCGCCGCAATCCCGGAAACCCTGCTGGAAAGCGAATTGTTTGGACATGAGCGCGGCGCGTTCACCGGTGCCGAAGCCCGGCGCATCGGCCGCTTTGAGCAAGCCAACGGTGGCACTATTTTTCTGGATGAAATCGGCGACATGAGCCCCGGCACCCAGGTTAAATTGCTGCGGGTACTCCAGGAAAAAGCCATTCAGCGCCTCGGCGGACGCGAAACCATTCCAGTGGATGTGCGCGTCATTGCCGCCACCAACCGGGACCTGGAGGCCGCCATGCGGGAGCGGTTGTTTCGCGAGGATTTATTTTACCGGCTCAGTGTGGTGGTGATTTCGCTGCCGCCCTTGCGCGAACGCCGTGAGGACATCCCGGTCCTGGTGGGATATTTCCTCCGCCGCCTGGGGCCGGAACTGGGCTGCCCGGAACCTCTGATTCAACCGGAAGCCCTGGACTTTCTGCAAAACCAGCCCTGGCCGGGCAATGTACGCGAATTGGAGAATGTTGTGCGCAAAGCCCTGCTTCTGGCCTCCGGCTACCCCATCAGCCTGGACCATGTCCGCGCCGTGACCGTGGGCCGCCCCGCCGGCGACAACAATACCCAATCCCTCCGCGAATTGGCGCTGGAGCTGCTCACGGCCGCCCAGCGAGGCGAGTTGGAGGATGCTTACGAGAAGTTGATTACCACCGCGGAAAAGGAGTTGCTCGGGCAGGCGATCAAACTAGCCCAGGGAAATCAAGCCAAAGCCGCCCGCTGGTTGGGCATTTCCCGTCTCACCCTGCGCGAAAAACTCACGCAGTTTGGCCTCCATCCCAGCCAGGAAACCAGTTAG